The Oscillospiraceae bacterium genome contains a region encoding:
- a CDS encoding histidine kinase yields the protein MKQGFKPRHWFRRFGVQLSLFFLGIGLAVVLLLGGTVYFFAAKLLLDETVSKTRDLLEMSGTNISTYIARVKGSSNVFAGDPALRQYLAGNGQQLQGDLLARIYAMLESDPNLKSIVVVSKDGRILSNEAGLDMSVSEDMMKEDWYMESIHNTMPVLTGARMQGFSANKNDWVISVSTEITDARGENLGVLLMDMDYSVIEEHLRSLDLGEEGYVFLLNDRGAPVYHRDTRYFSDPDKLAELQQTLAAGNSYDKAQNRLTYHTDIENTGWTMVGVVSLDTLRMLKQQLFQAVLLTGALLFGAVLLLGVLFTRRLAAPMADLERGMREIEKLAQISVRSNSFYEVELLAGNYNRMIHRIRALMDEISAKEKILRQAELNTLFSQINPHFLYNTLDTIVWMAEFNDSAKVIALTKSLAAFFRLSLNGGRELVTVADELEHVRQYLYIQKARYEEKLSYEICVPAALLDYTIPKIILQPIVENSIYHGVKPLDGPGRITVTGREEGERLIFTITDNGVGFDPAAVHPNSPSRLGGVGLRNVDERLKLYYGAGCGITVRSAPGKGCTVCLTVKKRTERSP from the coding sequence ATGAAACAGGGCTTTAAGCCCCGGCACTGGTTCCGGCGGTTCGGCGTTCAGCTCTCCCTTTTCTTTCTGGGCATAGGCCTGGCAGTCGTTTTGCTGCTGGGTGGAACCGTTTACTTTTTTGCGGCGAAGCTGCTGCTGGACGAAACCGTTTCCAAGACCCGTGATCTGCTGGAAATGAGCGGCACGAACATCTCCACCTACATCGCCCGTGTAAAGGGAAGCTCGAACGTTTTCGCCGGCGACCCCGCCCTTCGGCAATACCTCGCGGGAAACGGGCAGCAGCTCCAGGGCGATCTGCTGGCCCGCATCTATGCAATGCTGGAATCCGACCCGAACCTCAAGTCCATTGTGGTTGTATCCAAAGACGGCCGCATCCTCTCCAACGAAGCGGGGCTTGATATGTCCGTTTCCGAAGATATGATGAAAGAGGACTGGTATATGGAGTCCATCCACAATACCATGCCCGTCCTCACCGGCGCCCGGATGCAGGGCTTTTCCGCCAACAAGAACGATTGGGTGATCTCGGTGAGCACCGAGATCACCGATGCCCGCGGCGAAAACCTGGGCGTCCTTCTCATGGACATGGACTACAGCGTGATCGAAGAGCATCTGCGCAGCCTGGATCTGGGCGAAGAAGGGTATGTCTTTCTTCTGAACGACAGGGGCGCGCCGGTCTATCACAGGGATACCCGCTATTTTTCCGACCCGGATAAACTGGCGGAACTGCAGCAGACCCTGGCGGCCGGAAACTCCTACGACAAAGCGCAAAACCGCCTCACCTATCACACCGATATCGAAAATACCGGCTGGACCATGGTGGGCGTGGTCTCGCTGGACACCCTCCGCATGCTGAAACAGCAGCTTTTCCAGGCCGTGCTGCTCACAGGGGCGCTCCTTTTCGGCGCGGTGCTCTTGCTGGGGGTGCTGTTTACCCGCCGGTTGGCCGCCCCCATGGCCGATCTGGAGCGCGGCATGCGTGAGATCGAAAAGCTGGCGCAGATCAGCGTGCGCAGCAACAGCTTTTACGAGGTCGAGCTGCTGGCGGGCAATTACAATCGCATGATCCACCGCATCCGCGCCCTGATGGACGAGATCTCCGCCAAAGAAAAGATCCTGCGCCAGGCCGAGCTCAACACCCTGTTCAGCCAGATCAACCCGCATTTTCTCTACAACACGCTGGACACCATTGTCTGGATGGCAGAATTCAACGACAGCGCCAAGGTCATTGCCCTCACCAAATCTCTGGCCGCTTTTTTTCGCCTATCCCTCAACGGCGGCCGGGAACTGGTCACAGTGGCCGACGAGCTGGAGCATGTGCGCCAGTATCTCTATATCCAAAAGGCGCGGTACGAGGAAAAGCTCAGCTACGAGATCTGCGTTCCCGCCGCCCTGCTGGATTACACCATCCCCAAAATCATTCTGCAGCCCATCGTGGAAAACAGCATTTATCATGGCGTCAAGCCGCTGGATGGCCCCGGCCGCATCACTGTAACCGGCCGGGAAGAGGGTGAGCGGCTGATCTTTACCATCACCGACAACGGCGTGGGCTTTGATCCCGCCGCAGTCCACCCCAATAGCCCCTCCCGGCTGGGCGGCGTGGGGCTGCGGAATGTGGATGAACGCCTGAAGCTCTACTATGGCGCGGGCTGCGGCATAACCGTGCGCTCGGCCCCGGGCAAAGGCTGCACGGTTTGCCTCACAGTAAAAAAAAGAACCGAACGCTCACCATGA
- a CDS encoding DNA-binding response regulator — MYSLLVVDDENIIRRGIRALVDFPGLGIGACFEASNGEEALKLMGSQRIDLILADINMPRMNGLEFCRRAKARDPSVKIAMITGYDYLDYAIRAIQLGVDDYALKPLSRQDVQALLFRLVKKKEEADRFAAVRQVVDKLAGSAGDGADAGARARIAGLLEEHLADASFSLGALAAQLGYSVSYLSTLFKKLFGENFRDHLLGLRLEQAKLLLLSTQMKNYEIAAAVGIEDPNYFSVCFRRRYKKTPSEFRSEAGHETGL, encoded by the coding sequence ATGTACAGCCTGTTGGTGGTGGATGACGAAAACATCATCCGCCGGGGCATCCGGGCGCTGGTCGACTTTCCCGGCCTCGGCATCGGCGCGTGCTTTGAAGCCTCAAACGGCGAGGAAGCCCTGAAGCTCATGGGAAGCCAGCGGATCGATCTGATCCTGGCCGACATCAATATGCCCCGGATGAACGGCCTTGAATTTTGCAGGCGCGCCAAGGCGCGTGATCCCTCGGTGAAAATAGCCATGATCACAGGCTACGATTACCTGGACTACGCCATCCGCGCCATCCAGTTGGGGGTGGATGATTACGCCCTCAAGCCCCTCTCCCGGCAGGATGTGCAGGCGCTCCTGTTCCGCCTTGTAAAAAAGAAAGAGGAGGCGGATCGCTTTGCGGCTGTGCGGCAGGTTGTGGACAAGCTGGCCGGGAGCGCAGGGGACGGCGCAGACGCAGGCGCCCGGGCACGGATCGCCGGGCTGCTGGAAGAACACCTGGCGGACGCCAGCTTTTCCCTGGGCGCTCTGGCCGCCCAACTGGGCTACAGCGTCAGCTACCTGAGCACCCTCTTCAAAAAGCTCTTCGGCGAAAATTTCCGGGATCACCTGCTCGGGCTTCGGCTGGAACAGGCCAAGCTCCTGCTCCTGTCCACTCAGATGAAGAACTACGAAATCGCCGCGGCGGTCGGCATCGAGGACCCCAACTACTTCAGCGTGTGTTTTCGGCGCAGATATAAAAAAACGCCCAGCGAATTCAGATCGGAGGCGGGTCATGAAACAGGGCTTTAA
- the msrAB gene encoding peptide methionine sulfoxide reductase MsrA/MsrB, which translates to MKKTWMTPVSAGVLAAALLVFAGCAAAPAGGAMGADQDDINLPVKEDTVMVNEQDLHTIYLAGGCFWGIEAYVKKLPGVYDTTVGYANGNTEAPTYQEVCYSNTGHAETVQVVYDTSRITTEQLLDGFFKVVDPTSVNQQGNDRGRQYRSGIYYVDQADQAVAEAAVAAQQKAYKAPVVTEVLPLDNFYPAEDYHQDYLDKNPGGYCHIDLRDADEFIAEAGLGAADLSSLIDPGNYPVPSQQELRAALTDIQYRVTQQGDTERPYTNEYADTFEKGIYVDVVTGEPLFSSQDKFQSGCGWPSFSKPLVPEVVTEHKDTSFNMVRTEVRSRAGDTHLGHVFNDGPKESGGLRYCINSASIRFIPYDQLEAEGYGFLIPFFAM; encoded by the coding sequence ATGAAGAAGACATGGATGACCCCGGTGAGCGCGGGCGTTCTTGCCGCCGCACTGCTGGTTTTTGCGGGATGCGCCGCCGCCCCGGCGGGCGGTGCAATGGGCGCGGACCAAGATGATATAAATCTGCCGGTAAAGGAGGACACAGTTATGGTCAACGAGCAGGATCTGCACACGATTTACCTTGCGGGCGGCTGTTTTTGGGGGATCGAGGCCTATGTAAAAAAGCTTCCCGGCGTATACGACACCACCGTGGGCTATGCCAACGGGAACACCGAAGCCCCCACCTACCAGGAGGTATGCTACAGCAACACCGGCCACGCCGAAACGGTACAGGTGGTCTACGACACCTCCCGTATCACCACCGAGCAGCTTTTGGACGGTTTTTTCAAGGTTGTGGATCCCACCAGCGTCAACCAGCAGGGCAACGACCGCGGAAGACAGTATCGCTCGGGCATTTACTATGTGGACCAGGCCGACCAGGCCGTGGCCGAGGCGGCGGTTGCAGCACAGCAAAAAGCATATAAGGCCCCTGTGGTCACCGAGGTGCTGCCCTTGGACAATTTCTATCCAGCCGAGGACTACCACCAGGATTATCTGGACAAAAACCCCGGCGGCTACTGCCACATCGACCTGCGTGACGCCGACGAATTTATCGCCGAGGCAGGCCTTGGCGCCGCCGATCTTTCCAGCCTCATCGATCCCGGGAACTATCCCGTCCCCAGCCAGCAGGAACTGCGGGCCGCCCTCACCGATATTCAATACAGGGTCACCCAGCAGGGCGATACCGAACGCCCCTACACCAACGAATATGCCGACACCTTTGAGAAGGGCATTTATGTGGACGTGGTCACCGGGGAACCGCTGTTCAGCTCTCAGGACAAGTTCCAGTCCGGCTGCGGCTGGCCCAGTTTTTCAAAGCCGCTTGTTCCTGAAGTGGTGACCGAGCACAAGGATACCAGCTTCAACATGGTACGCACCGAGGTGCGCAGCCGTGCGGGTGACACTCATTTGGGGCATGTCTTCAACGACGGCCCCAAGGAATCAGGGGGGTTGCGTTACTGCATCAACAGCGCCTCCATCCGCTTTATCCCCTATGATCAACTGGAGGCCGAGGGCTACGGCTTCCTGATCCCATTCTTTGCAATGTAA
- a CDS encoding cytochrome C biogenesis protein CcdA, translating to MGTQTLYLGTVLAAGLLSFFSPCVLPLLPVYLSQFAFSGAAKPETAARRRLRVLVKSALFVAGISVCFVLLGFGAGALGAVIGSRFFMVVMGLIVIVLGLHQTGLIHIRQLSYQKKVELERSRKGDFLGSFLLGLTFSFGWTPCIGPVLGAVLAFSATSSQPLYGGLLMAVYSLGFLVPFLALALFSDLLLTKVKRLGKYLQKLEIAGGIVIILMGILLMTGHLNSILTIFG from the coding sequence ATGGGCACCCAAACGCTTTATCTGGGCACAGTGCTGGCAGCGGGCCTGCTGTCATTTTTCTCTCCCTGCGTGCTGCCGCTGCTTCCTGTTTACCTCTCACAATTCGCATTCAGCGGGGCAGCCAAGCCGGAAACAGCCGCCCGGCGCAGGCTGCGGGTCCTTGTGAAAAGCGCGCTGTTTGTGGCGGGGATCTCGGTGTGTTTTGTTCTTTTGGGCTTCGGCGCCGGGGCGCTGGGCGCAGTAATCGGCAGCAGGTTTTTTATGGTCGTGATGGGGCTCATCGTCATCGTTTTGGGCCTCCATCAAACAGGGCTGATCCATATCAGGCAGCTCTCTTACCAGAAAAAAGTGGAATTGGAGCGCTCCCGCAAGGGCGATTTTCTCGGTTCTTTCCTGCTGGGTCTTACCTTCAGCTTTGGCTGGACCCCCTGCATCGGCCCCGTTTTGGGCGCTGTGCTGGCTTTTTCAGCCACCAGCAGCCAGCCGCTGTACGGCGGGCTGCTCATGGCCGTCTACTCGCTGGGCTTTTTGGTGCCTTTTCTGGCGCTGGCCCTTTTTTCCGACCTTCTCCTGACCAAGGTCAAAAGGCTCGGCAAATATCTGCAAAAGCTCGAGATCGCAGGCGGCATTGTCATCATCCTGATGGGTATCCTGCTGATGACAGGCCACCTGAACAGCATTCTCACCATCTTTGGTTGA
- a CDS encoding AI-2E family transporter: MNQNNKWRPNQNFFSNLAVVLLGILFYLGLSHLDLVRGTLGGFARIVSPFIGGFVMAYLLDGPVRFFEKKLRIRRSFAIVLTYVLAIVLVAVLLSFVIPQLVQSVMALVDNAGGYLNGLNAFVQDLSKQFKLDEELLDTMMLSYKDLVQQAANLLKSVLPQLLNYSMAVGSGVISALTALIASIYMLVGKDRLLAQLRKVVYAFLPLPRAQRVLGVCSHANHIFTGFINGKIIDSAIIGVICFVCTSLFGIQFALLISVVVGVTNIIPFFGPFIGAVPCIMILLMVNPIQALEFGIFVIVLQQFDGNILGPKILGDSTGLSAIWVLVAIIVGGGLFGFVGMVVGVPTFAVLYSLTSDFLAAKLKAKNINAAGEPLPAEGPPQEATQQKSKE; the protein is encoded by the coding sequence ATGAATCAAAACAACAAATGGCGGCCGAACCAAAATTTTTTCTCCAACCTGGCGGTGGTGCTGCTTGGCATTTTGTTCTATCTGGGGCTGTCGCATCTGGATCTGGTGCGGGGGACCCTGGGCGGCTTTGCCAGGATCGTGTCGCCGTTCATCGGCGGCTTTGTGATGGCTTATCTTTTGGATGGGCCGGTCCGCTTTTTTGAAAAAAAGCTGCGCATACGCCGCAGCTTTGCGATCGTGCTGACGTATGTGCTGGCCATTGTGCTGGTGGCGGTGCTGCTGAGCTTTGTGATCCCTCAGCTGGTTCAAAGCGTGATGGCGCTGGTGGACAATGCGGGCGGTTACCTGAATGGGCTGAACGCGTTTGTGCAGGATCTCTCGAAGCAGTTTAAGCTGGACGAAGAGCTGTTGGACACCATGATGCTGTCGTACAAGGATCTGGTGCAGCAGGCGGCTAACCTTCTGAAGAGCGTGCTGCCGCAGCTGCTGAATTACAGCATGGCGGTGGGCAGCGGTGTGATCTCGGCGCTCACGGCGCTGATTGCCTCGATCTACATGCTGGTGGGCAAGGATAGACTGCTGGCACAGCTGCGCAAGGTGGTGTATGCGTTTTTGCCCCTGCCCCGCGCGCAGCGCGTGCTGGGCGTGTGCAGCCACGCAAACCACATTTTTACTGGCTTTATCAACGGAAAGATCATCGACAGTGCGATCATCGGGGTGATCTGTTTTGTTTGTACCAGCCTGTTTGGAATCCAGTTTGCCCTCCTGATCAGCGTGGTGGTGGGGGTGACCAACATCATCCCGTTCTTTGGCCCGTTTATCGGCGCTGTTCCCTGCATTATGATCCTGCTCATGGTGAACCCCATCCAGGCGCTGGAATTCGGCATTTTTGTGATTGTGCTGCAGCAGTTCGACGGCAACATCCTCGGGCCCAAAATTCTGGGCGATTCCACCGGCCTTTCCGCGATCTGGGTGTTGGTGGCAATCATTGTGGGCGGCGGCCTGTTCGGATTTGTGGGCATGGTGGTGGGCGTGCCGACGTTTGCGGTGCTGTATTCCCTTACCAGCGATTTTCTGGCGGCCAAGCTGAAGGCAAAAAATATCAATGCCGCCGGCGAGCCGCTGCCGGCAGAAGGCCCGCCGCAGGAGGCCACGCAGCAAAAAAGCAAAGAATGA
- a CDS encoding thiaminase II gives MTFMEKVLKKNTPIWNECAATPFVRELRAGTLPMEKFKLYIIQDSIYLKHYARVYGKAIYHAAALREIQLYYSALGFVTDTESAVRLKYLTRFGMTDEDIERVSPLAENQNYIDFMLGVAAQGNACEILMAVLPCMLSYSYIFRKIAAEPGMPDSKYLDFIEDYAEDGYAESCEQWCGFADKKCSVLTRKEQDRVSRIFEKASYLELDFWKMAYGG, from the coding sequence ATGACGTTTATGGAGAAGGTCCTGAAAAAGAACACGCCCATTTGGAACGAGTGCGCTGCGACCCCCTTTGTGCGGGAGCTGCGCGCCGGAACGCTGCCCATGGAAAAATTCAAGCTGTATATCATACAAGACAGCATTTATCTAAAGCACTATGCCCGCGTTTATGGAAAGGCGATCTATCATGCCGCCGCTTTAAGGGAGATCCAGCTCTATTATTCGGCCCTTGGCTTCGTGACCGACACGGAGTCGGCTGTGAGGCTGAAATATCTGACCCGATTTGGAATGACAGACGAGGACATTGAGCGGGTTTCGCCGCTGGCGGAAAATCAAAACTACATTGATTTTATGCTGGGGGTTGCGGCGCAGGGGAATGCCTGCGAAATACTGATGGCTGTTTTGCCATGTATGTTGAGCTACAGCTATATTTTCAGAAAAATCGCCGCCGAACCGGGAATGCCCGATTCAAAATACCTTGATTTTATTGAGGACTATGCGGAAGATGGGTATGCCGAAAGCTGTGAACAATGGTGTGGGTTCGCGGATAAAAAATGTTCCGTTTTGACCCGAAAGGAGCAGGACCGGGTAAGCCGCATTTTTGAAAAGGCCAGTTACCTGGAGCTTGATTTTTGGAAAATGGCATATGGAGGATGA
- the thiD2 gene encoding hydroxymethylpyrimidine/phosphomethylpyrimidine kinase, with protein sequence MKKVLSIAGSDCSGGAGIQADLKTFSAHGVFGMSVIVSVVAENTSRVIDIQDITPDMIKKQIDAVFEDIEVDAVKVGMLSTPRCMEAVAEKLRYYRPGNVVIDPVMYAKNGCPLMEPAAVGALIKIVIPLADVLTPNIPEAEKLSGMRILCAADMEAAARKICAMGCKAVIIKGGHAAGDALDILFDGEKFTRFQTARIQTKNTHGTGCTFSSAVAAQLANGKSLQQAARDAKKYVITGIEHALAIGKGCGPTHHFYDVYKNGLRGMEEQEDAE encoded by the coding sequence GTGAAAAAAGTATTGAGTATTGCAGGGTCTGACTGCAGCGGCGGCGCAGGAATTCAGGCTGATCTAAAGACGTTTTCTGCCCATGGTGTTTTTGGCATGAGCGTGATCGTTTCCGTGGTTGCAGAGAATACCAGCCGTGTGATCGACATCCAGGACATTACGCCGGATATGATAAAAAAACAGATTGATGCTGTGTTTGAGGATATTGAGGTGGATGCTGTTAAGGTGGGAATGCTGTCCACACCCCGATGTATGGAAGCCGTTGCGGAAAAGCTGCGTTACTATCGGCCGGGGAATGTTGTGATCGACCCTGTTATGTACGCAAAGAATGGCTGCCCGCTTATGGAGCCTGCAGCGGTTGGCGCGCTGATCAAAATTGTTATCCCGCTTGCGGATGTGCTGACACCGAATATTCCAGAGGCGGAGAAACTATCCGGCATGCGGATTTTGTGTGCTGCCGACATGGAAGCAGCCGCACGGAAAATTTGTGCGATGGGGTGCAAAGCCGTGATCATCAAGGGCGGGCACGCTGCCGGGGATGCGTTGGATATTTTGTTCGACGGGGAAAAATTTACTCGTTTTCAAACGGCGCGGATCCAGACAAAAAATACGCACGGGACAGGCTGCACCTTTTCCTCGGCGGTTGCAGCCCAGCTTGCAAACGGGAAAAGCCTGCAGCAAGCGGCCCGGGACGCAAAAAAGTATGTTATAACCGGAATTGAACACGCCCTTGCAATTGGAAAAGGATGCGGCCCCACACATCACTTTTACGATGTTTATAAAAACGGGCTGCGGGGCATGGAGGAACAGGAGGATGCAGAATGA
- a CDS encoding transposase — MELVCRLLEVSRSGYYEWLGRKPSLRRQKDQELKRRLLSLHQRYPALGLDSLYHLIRPQLSCSRKRIHRLMNEMNISSTRRRAYKATTNSRHAHPIAPNLLARRFSFDKPDTAWVGDITYIPTGEGWLYCAVVKDLCTKQIVGYAFSDRIDTNLTLAALGMAVRRRKPLPGLIFHSDRGVQYAAYAYRQRLASLGIRQSMSRKGDPYDNAVAENFFSCLKCECVHLRHFASRAQAMADVFAYIETFYNPVRPHSSIGWRPPDAFARALSEHPAA; from the coding sequence GTGGAACTTGTATGCCGACTGCTGGAGGTCTCCCGCAGCGGGTACTACGAATGGCTGGGCCGCAAACCCTCTTTGCGCCGGCAGAAGGATCAGGAACTGAAACGCCGGCTGCTGAGCCTGCACCAGCGTTATCCCGCCCTTGGGCTGGACAGCCTGTATCACCTGATCCGCCCGCAGCTTTCCTGCTCGCGCAAGCGCATCCACCGCCTGATGAACGAGATGAACATCTCCTCCACGCGCAGGCGTGCCTACAAAGCCACGACCAACTCAAGACACGCGCACCCCATCGCGCCCAATCTCCTTGCGCGCCGCTTCTCCTTTGACAAGCCAGACACCGCATGGGTCGGCGATATTACCTATATCCCCACCGGCGAGGGCTGGCTCTACTGCGCTGTTGTGAAAGACCTTTGCACAAAGCAGATCGTCGGCTACGCCTTCTCCGACCGCATCGACACAAATCTCACTCTCGCCGCCCTCGGCATGGCCGTCCGGCGCCGCAAGCCTCTGCCCGGCCTCATCTTCCACTCCGACCGCGGCGTCCAATACGCCGCCTACGCTTACCGTCAGCGTCTCGCCAGCCTCGGCATCCGGCAAAGCATGTCCCGCAAGGGCGATCCCTATGACAACGCCGTGGCCGAAAACTTCTTCAGCTGCCTCAAGTGCGAGTGCGTCCATCTGCGCCATTTCGCCTCAAGGGCACAAGCCATGGCAGACGTCTTCGCTTATATCGAGACCTTTTACAACCCAGTGCGCCCGCATTCCTCTATTGGCTGGCGTCCTCCGGATGCCTTTGCGCGTGCCTTGTCTGAGCATCCCGCCGCCTGA
- a CDS encoding sodium-dependent transporter → MKKSNSSPSHRNGGFTSSVGFIIACVGSAVGLGNIWMFPYRVGQYGGAAFLIPYLLFTLLFGWVGLSAEFGIGRLARTGTLGAYGYCFERRGRRRLGTALGWIPLLGSLGIAIGYAIILGWVLRSLAGSVTGSLLAADPSVYFSGATGAFGSLPWHAAIVAVVCLVLALGVTKGIEKASKVLMPLFFALFLFLAVWVAFLPGASEGYRFLFVPRWQALLRLDTWVMAMGQAFFSLSITGSGMIVYGAYLDKSADIPAASLRTALFDTMAALLAGLAIMPAVFAFGVDVTRGPSLMFITLPTVFQQMPFGRFFAVFFFLSVAFAGITSLINMFEAVIESWQTRFCLPRGAAVALCGGVTFAVGVFLEAEPVVGAWLDFITIVVVPIGGVLGAVSVYYVLGWPRIRQELETGRTRPLSRAFGRAAKYLYVPLTALILILGFMYGGIG, encoded by the coding sequence ATGAAAAAAAGCAACTCTTCACCCTCGCATCGCAACGGGGGCTTCACCTCTTCTGTGGGGTTTATTATCGCCTGTGTGGGCAGCGCCGTGGGCCTTGGGAACATCTGGATGTTCCCTTACCGGGTGGGGCAATACGGCGGCGCCGCATTTTTGATCCCTTACCTTCTGTTTACCCTGTTGTTCGGCTGGGTGGGCCTTTCTGCAGAATTCGGTATCGGGCGGCTGGCGCGCACCGGCACCCTGGGCGCGTATGGCTATTGCTTTGAACGCCGCGGCAGGCGCCGGCTGGGCACCGCTTTGGGCTGGATCCCTCTGCTCGGCTCACTGGGCATTGCGATCGGATACGCGATCATCCTGGGCTGGGTGCTGCGCAGCCTGGCGGGTTCGGTCACCGGCAGCCTGCTGGCGGCCGACCCGTCGGTTTACTTTTCAGGGGCCACCGGGGCTTTTGGCAGCCTGCCCTGGCACGCCGCCATTGTGGCGGTGGTGTGCTTGGTTCTCGCCTTGGGTGTAACAAAAGGCATCGAAAAGGCCAGCAAGGTCCTGATGCCTCTGTTCTTTGCACTGTTTCTCTTTTTGGCGGTGTGGGTCGCCTTTTTGCCCGGCGCCTCCGAGGGCTATCGTTTTCTGTTCGTGCCCCGGTGGCAGGCTCTGCTCCGGCTCGACACCTGGGTCATGGCAATGGGCCAGGCCTTTTTCTCGCTTTCCATCACCGGCTCCGGCATGATCGTATACGGCGCCTATCTGGATAAAAGCGCCGATATCCCCGCGGCCTCGCTGCGCACGGCCTTGTTCGACACAATGGCAGCCCTTTTGGCCGGCCTTGCCATTATGCCCGCGGTCTTCGCCTTCGGCGTCGATGTGACCCGCGGCCCCTCCCTGATGTTCATTACCTTGCCCACCGTATTCCAGCAGATGCCTTTTGGCCGCTTTTTTGCAGTCTTTTTCTTCCTTTCCGTGGCGTTTGCCGGCATTACTTCGCTCATCAACATGTTCGAGGCCGTAATCGAGAGCTGGCAAACCCGCTTTTGCCTGCCCCGGGGTGCGGCGGTGGCCCTGTGCGGCGGCGTCACTTTTGCGGTGGGCGTTTTTCTGGAAGCCGAGCCCGTGGTGGGCGCCTGGCTGGACTTTATCACCATCGTAGTGGTTCCCATCGGCGGGGTGCTGGGGGCGGTTTCGGTGTATTACGTGCTGGGCTGGCCGCGCATCCGGCAAGAGCTTGAAACAGGCCGTACCCGCCCCTTAAGCCGCGCGTTCGGCCGTGCCGCCAAATATCTCTATGTGCCCCTGACTGCGCTCATCCTGATCCTTGGTTTTATGTACGGCGGCATCGGCTGA